Proteins encoded by one window of Cloeon dipterum chromosome 2, ieCloDipt1.1, whole genome shotgun sequence:
- the LOC135935885 gene encoding uncharacterized protein LOC135935885, with the protein MNNFFTVIVLLGLTSLATAANFTQVFEWPNGLDYEWPSEASRTQAMNDGTFKPENIIPHFMAVFGSRIFLSLNKFNDIPVTLVTLPTSSTSSESPKLTPFPSWDFHGKGDCNKIEVAKGMQVDAVGRLWVLDSGSSDCKAKIWTTDLSKNNDTKLIHRFSFNGWMYDLAIDETPRGTFAYISRWNVQNIVVFSLERNQSWVVDTPGVKVYSFALSPKDQEPRQLFLGEYNSTELYSIPVDALRSGTLSAMPKIIGKWTAIKPHRMLMDNHGTIYAENKYRYRLLKAAIDTNFQKTGGNFPAKKSADESTNSALVGSLAFFLVLSCIINLWLYLRKRNLLNSNEQRDAGAEETEMPVLPNPVSPEIVHEEIENDLYGVVTAPPTRPRF; encoded by the exons ATGAATAATTTCTTCACTGTCATCGTTTTGCTCGGCCTTACATCCCTGGCCACTGCTGCCAACTTCACTCAGGTCTTCGAGTGGCCCAATGGAttggactacgagtggccgtcAGAGGCGAGCAGGACGCAGGCCATGAACGATGGAACTTTCAAACCAGAGAATATTATACCTCATTTCATGGCCGTCTTCGGTTCaaggatcttcctcagcctaaataaatttaatgacatTCCGGTGACTCTGGTGACTTTGCCAACGAGCAGCACATCCTCTGAAAGTCCGAAGCTCACTCCATTCCCCTCGTGGGACTTTCAT GGAAAGGGAgactgcaacaaaattgaagtCGCAAAAGGGATGCAAGTAGATGCTGTTggaaggctgtgggtgctCGACAGCGGTAGCTCCGActgcaaagcaaaaatatggaCCACTGacttgagcaaaaataatgacaCCAAGCTGATCCATCGGTTTTCTTTTAACGGCTGGATGTACGACTTGGCCATCGACGAAACGCCACGTGGAACCTTCGCCTACATCTCGCGGTGGAATGTACAAAACATtgtcgtgtttagtttggaaagaaacCAATCTTGGGTGGTGGACACGCCAGGAGTAAAGGTTTACTCCTTTGCCCTTTCCCCTAAGGATCAGGAACCGAGACAGCTCTTCCTTGGCGAATACAACTCCACTGAACTGTATTCAATTCCCGTTGACGCACTTCGCAGTGGAACTCTAAGTGCAATGccgaaaataattggaaaatggaCTGCAATTAAACCACATagaatgctgatggacaaccacGGAACCAT ATATGCAGAGAACAAGTACAGGTACAGGCTTCTAAAGGCTGCAATCGATACGAATTTTCAAAAGACAG GTGGAAATTTCCCTGCAAAAAAGTCAGCAGACGAGTCTACTAACTCTGCTTTGGTCGGCTCGCTCGCCTTCTTCCTGGTCTTGAGCTGCATTATCAACCTCTGGCTCTACCTGAGAAAGAGaaatttgctaaattccaACGAGCAGCGCGACGCAGGCGCCGAGGAAACGGAAATGCCCGTTCTCCCGAATCCTGTCTCGCCGGAAATTGTGCacgaggaaattgaaaatgatttatacgGCGTCGTAACGGCCCCGCCCACTCGACCAAGGTTCTGA
- the LOC135935985 gene encoding prolyl endopeptidase-like, with protein MAFNYPVARRDESVVDDFHGTKVTDPYRWLEDPESAECKEFVKKQNAITQPYLENFYYREEIKSRLTQLTNFPRYSCPSRHGDRYYFYKNSGLQNQYVQYVQDDLHGEASVFFDPNELSEDGTVAMTRSKFSEDSKTMSYSLSKSGSDWTTIHFRDIEKGSDYPEVLEKVKYSSLTWSHDNKGIFYAMYPEEQGKADGSETESTLNQKLCYHRLNTPQSEDVLVVEFPDEPRFRIGACVSDCGNYLIVLPAKECKDNLVFFAEIGSLPDGPQGLLPLTQIVHKLDSDYGYVTNVGSKFIFRTNKDAPNYRLVTIDLEHPSKDQWRTLVAEHPKDVLDWAVLSNKDKLVVCYIHDVTSLLQIRDLATGNLITQLPLDVGTVTGVSAYWKYPELFFSFSSFLTPGVIYMCDLSKPIIEPVPYRKTELKDFDASSYMAEQVFFSSKDGTKVPMFIVRKKDLKKDGSSPCLLYGYGGFNSSLTPDFGVTRLVFMQHFDGVFVSANIRGGGEYGESWHNAGRLLNKQNGLDDFQAAAEYLISEGYTSSPRLTIQGGSNGGLLVAACINQRPELFGAAIAQVGVFDLLRFHKFTIGHAWLSEYGSPDDPEHFPNLLAISPLHNVKVPPKEVDVPRQYPATLLLTADHDDRVLPLHSLKFIAQLQHTLRDHPAQTNPLLIKVETKAGHGGGKPTAKWIEEETDILSFIGRSLNIQCVF; from the exons ATGGCCTTCAACTACCCGGTTGCCAGGAGGGACGAGAGCGTCGTGGACGATTTCCACGGAACCAAGGTCACGGACCCCTACCGTTGGCTCGAGGATCCCGAATCGGCCGAGTGCAAGGAGTTCGTAAAAAAGCAGAACGCCATTACCCAGCCGTACCTGGAAAACTTCTATTACAGGGAGGAAATCAAGAGCCGCCTCACGCAGCTCACGAACTTTCCAAGATACTCGTGTCCCTCGCGCCATGGCGACCGCTACTACTTCTACAAAAACTCCGGCCTCCAGAATCAGTA cgtgCAGTACGTGCAGGATGATTTACACGGCGAGGCCTCCGTGTTTTTCGACCCGAACGAGCTGTCCGAGGATGGCACAGTGGCGATGACTCGATCCAAGTTTTCCGAGGACAGCAAAACCATGAGTTACAGCCTGAGCAAAAGCGGATCAGACTGGACCACCATCCACTTTAGAGACATCGAAAAag GGTCTGATTATCCGGAGGTGCTGGAAAAGGTCAAGTATTCCTCGCTGACGTGGTCGCATGACAACAAAGGAATCTTCTATGCC atgtATCCGGAAGAGCAGGGAAAAGCAGACGGCTCCGAGACGGAGTCGACGTTGAACCAAAAGCTGTGCTACCACAGGCTCAACACCCCACAGTCGGAGGACGTTTTGGTCGTCGAGTTCCCCGACGAGCCGCGTTTCAGAAT agGTGCTTGTGTGAGCGACTGCGGCAATTACCTGATCGTCTTGCCAGCGAAGGAATGCAAGGATAATTTGGTGTTCTTTGCCGAGATCGGCTCTCTGCCTGATGGACCTCAAGGATTGCTGCCTCTCACCCAAATCGTGCACAAATTGGACTCTGACTATGGG tACGTGACAAACGTGGGGTCCAAGTTCATCTTCCGGACAAACAAGGACGCGCCCAACTACCGTTTGGTCACCATAGACCTGGAACATCCGAGCAAGGACCAGTGGAGGACCCTGGTGGCTGAGCACCCGAAGGACGTGCTCGACTGGGCCGTCCTCTCGAACAAAGACAAACTCGTCGTTTGCTACATCCACGACGTCACG AGCTTGCTGCAAATCCGAGATTTAGCCACCGGAAATCTGATCACGCAGCTGCCCCTGGACGTGGGCACGGTGACCGGCGTGTCTGCATATTGGAAGTACCCAGAGTTATTTTTCAGCTTCTCCTCGTTCCTCACGCCGGGAGTGATTTACATGTGTGACCTGTCAAAGCCTATCATTGAGCCTGTG CCGTACAGAAAAACCGAGCTGAAGGACTTCGACGCCTCGTCCTACATGGCGGAGCAGGTGTTCTTCTCGAGCAAGGACGGCACCAAGGTGCCCATGTTCATCGTGCGAAAGAAGGACTTGAAGAAGGACGGCAGCAGTCCATGCCTGCTGTATGGATACGGCGGCTTCAACAGCAGCCTAACGCCTGACTTCGGCGTCACGAGACTGGTCTTCATGCAGCATTTTGACGGAGTCTTCGTCTCTGCAAACATCAGGGGTGGAGG aGAATACGGTGAGTCGTGGCACAACGCTGGCCGACTGTTGAACAAGCAGAACGGTCTGGACGACTTCCAGGCCGCGGCCGAGTACCTGATCTCGGAGGGCTACACGAGCAGCCCCCGTCTGACGATCCAGGGTGGCTCGAACGGCGGCCTGCTGGTGGCGGCGTGCATCAACCAGCGGCCGGAGCTCTTTGGCGCCGCCATCGCGCAGGTTGGCGTCTTCGACTTGCTTCGCTTCCACAAGTTCACCATCGGCCACGCGTGGCTGTCTGAATACGGCAGCCCGGACGACCCTGAACACTTCCCCAACCTGCTGGCCATCTCGCCGCTGCACAACGTCAAGGTGCCGCCGAAAGAAGTAGACGTTCCGAGGCAGTATCCGGCCACGCTGCTGCTCACCGCCGACCACGACGACCGCGTCCTGCCCCTCCACTCTCTCAAGTTCATCGCCCAACTGCAGCACACCCTGCGAGATCACCCTGCTCAG ACGAATCCGCTGCTCATCAAGGTAGAGACCAAGGCTGGACATGGCGGCGGCAAGCCCACCGCCAAATGG ATTGAAGAGGAAACGGACATTCTCTCATTCATCGGGCGTTCTCTGAACATCCAGTGCGTTTTCTGA
- the LOC135936207 gene encoding prolyl endopeptidase-like produces the protein MAFNYPVARRDESVVDDFHGTKVTDPYRWLEDPYSPECKEFVEKQNAITQPYLENFNYREEIKSRLTQLKNFPRYWCPSRHGDRYYFNKNSGLQNQDVLYVQDDLHGEASVFFDPNELSEDGTVELTRANISEDGKTMSYSLSKSGSDWNTIHFRDAETGCDYPEVLEKVKYSPLTWSHDNKGIFYAMYPEQQGKADGSETESTLNQKLYYHRLNTPQSEDVLVVEFPDEPRFLIGDCVSDCGNYLIVLLSKECKDNLVFFAEIGSLPDGPQGLLPLTQIVHKLDSDYKYLTNVGSKFIFRTNKDAPNYRLVTIDLENPNMDQWRTLVAEHPKDVLDWAVLSNKDKLVVCYIHDVTSLLQIRDLATGNLITQLPLDVGMVTSVSAYWKYPELFFRFSSFLTPGVIYMCDMSKSVIEPVPYRKTELRDFDASSYMAEQVFFSSKDGTKVPMFIVRKKDLKKDGSSPCLMYGYGGFNVGLLPCFCVTRLVFMQHFDGVFVYANIRGGGEYGESWHNAGRLLNKQNGLDDFQAAAEYLISEGYTSSPRLTIQGDSNGGLLVAACINQRPELFGAAIVDIGVLDLLRFHKFTIGHAWVSDYGSPDDPEHFPNLLAISPLHNVKLPLEEDVPRQYPATLLLTADHDDRVLPLHSLKFIAQLQHTLRDHPAQTNPLLIKVETKAGHGGGKPTAKWIEEETDILSFIGRSLNIQCVF, from the exons ATGGCCTTCAACTACCCGGTTGCCAGGAGGGACGAGAGCGTCGTGGACGATTTCCACGGCACCAAGGTCACGGACCCCTACCGTTGGCTCGAGGATCCCTACTCGCCGGAGTGCAAGGAGTTCGTGGAAAAGCAGAACGCCATTACCCAGCCGTACCTGGAAAACTTCAATTACAGAGAGGAAATCAAGAGCCGCCTCACGCAGCTCAAGAACTTTCCAAGATACTGGTGTCCCTCGCGCCATGGCGACCGCTACTACTTCAACAAAAACTCCGGCCTCCAGAATCAAGA cgtgCTGTACGTGCAGGATGATTTACACGGCGAGGCCTCCGTGTTTTTCGACCCGAACGAGCTGTCCGAGGATGGCACAGTGGAGCTGACTCGAGCTAATATTTCCGAGGACGGCAAAACCATGAGTTACAGCCTGAGCAAAAGCGGATCAGACTGGAACACCATCCACTTTAGAGATGCCGAAACag GGTGTGATTATCCGGAGGTGCTGGAAAAGGTCAAGTATTCCCCGCTGACGTGGTCGCATGACAACAAAGGAATCTTCTATGCC atgtATCCGGAACAGCAGGGAAAAGCAGACGGCTCGGAGACGGAGTCGACGTTGAACCAAAAGCTGTACTACCACAGGCTCAACACCCCACAGTCGGAGGACGTTTTGGTCGTCGAGTTCCCGGACGAGCCGCGTTTCTTAAT agGTGATTGTGTGAGCGACTGCGGCAATTACCTGATCGTCTTGTTATCGAAGGAATGCAAGGATAATTTGGTGTTCTTTGCCGAGATCGGCTCTCTGCCCGATGGACCTCAAGGATTGCTGCCCCTCACCCAAATCGTGCACAAATTGGACTCTGACTATAAG tACTTGACAAACGTGGGGTCCAAGTTCATCTTCCGGACAAACAAGGACGCGCCCAACTACCGTTTGGTTACCATCGACCTGGAAAATCCGAACATGGACCAGTGGAGGACCCTGGTGGCTGAGCACCCGAAGGACGTGCTCGACTGGGCCGTCCTCTCGAACAAAGACAAACTCGTCGTTTGCTACATCCACGACGTCACG AGCTTGCTGCAAATCCGAGATTTAGCCACCGGAAATCTGATCACGCAGCTGCCCCTGGACGTGGGCATGGTGACCAGCGTGTCTGCATATTGGAAGTACCCAGAGTTATTTTTCAGATTCTCCTCGTTCCTCACGCCGGGAGTGATTTACATGTGTGACATGTCAAAGTCGGTCATCGAGCCTGTG CCGTACAGAAAAACCGAGCTGAGGGACTTCGACGCCTCGTCCTACATGGCGGAGCAGGTGTTCTTCTCGAGCAAGGACGGTACCAAGGTGCCCATGTTCATCGTGCGCAAGAAGGACTTGAAGAAGGACGGCAGCAGTCCATGCTTGATGTATGGATACGGCGGCTTCAACGTCGGTCTGCTGCCCTGCTTCTGCGTCACGAGACTGGTCTTCATGCAGCATTTCGATGGAGTCTTCGTCTATGCCAACATCAGGGGTGGAGG AGAGTACGGTGAGTCGTGGCACAACGCTGGCCGACTGTTGAACAAGCAGAACGGTCTGGACGACTTCCAGGCCGCGGCCGAGTACCTGATCTCGGAGGGCTACACGAGCAGCCCCCGTCTGACGATCCAGGGTGACTCGAACGGCGGCCTGCTGGTGGCGGCGTGCATCAACCAGCGGCCGGAGCTCTTCGGCGCTGCCATCGTGGATATCGGCGTCCTCGACTTGCTTCGCTTCCACAAGTTCACCATCGGCCACGCGTGGGTGTCTGACTACGGCAGCCCGGACGACCCTGAACACTTCCCCAACCTGCTGGCCATTTCGCCGCTGCACAACGTCAAGTTGCCGTTGGAAGAAGACGTACCGAGGCAGTATCCGGCCACGCTGCTGCTCACCGCCGACCACGACGACCGCGTCCTGCCCCTCCACTCTCTCAAGTTCATCGCCCAGCTGCAGCACACCCTGCGAGATCACCCTGCTCAG ACGAATCCGCTGCTCATCAAGGTAGAGACCAAGGCTGGACATGGCGGCGGCAAGCCCACCGCCAAATGG ATTGAAGAGGAAACGGACATTCTCTCATTCATCGGGCGTTCTCTGAACATCCAGTGCGTTTTCTGA